One Pseudomonas tolaasii NCPPB 2192 genomic window carries:
- the glyS gene encoding glycine--tRNA ligase subunit beta, producing MSAQDFLVELGTEELPPKALNTLADAFLAGIEKGLQSAGLKFAAKKVYAAPRRLAVLLTALETQQPDRSINLDGPPRQAAFDAEGNPTQAALGFAKKCGVELSEIDQSGPKLRFSQVITGKPTASLLPTIVEDSLNDLPIPKRMRWGARKEEFVRPTQWLVMLLGDQVIDCTILAQKAGRDSRGHRFHHPQAVRITSPANYAADLRAAYVLADANERRELISKRTEELARLQEGTAIVPPNLLDEVTALVEWPVPLVCSFEERFLDVPQEALITTMQDNQKYFCLLDVDGKLLPRFITVANIESKDPQQIIAGNEKVVRPRLTDAEFFFKQDKKQKLEDFNLRLQNVVFQEKLGSVYDKAVRVSKLAAYIAPRIGGDAAWAARAGLLSKCDLATEMVGEFPEMQGVAGYYYALNDGEPDDVALALNEQYMPRGAGAELPGTLTGAAVAIADKLDTLVGIFGIGMLPTGSKDPYALRRAALGVLRILIDKKLDLDLTQAVVFAVGQFGGKVKQAGLAEQVLEFVFDRLRARYEDEGVDVATYLSVRALQPGSALDFDQRVQAVQAFRKLPEADALAAVNKRVSNLLSKADNLGNAEVDPGLFADAKEFSLNSAIAKAENAVKPLIVERNYAEALARLASLREPVDAFFEAVMINAEDAGVRKNRYAMLARLRGLFINIADISVLG from the coding sequence ATGAGTGCTCAAGATTTCCTGGTTGAACTGGGCACCGAAGAGCTGCCACCCAAGGCACTGAACACCCTGGCCGATGCGTTCCTGGCCGGTATCGAAAAAGGCCTGCAAAGCGCCGGCCTGAAATTCGCCGCGAAAAAAGTCTACGCCGCGCCACGTCGTTTGGCCGTGTTGCTCACCGCGCTGGAAACCCAGCAGCCGGACCGCAGCATCAACCTTGACGGTCCGCCGCGCCAGGCTGCTTTCGACGCCGAAGGCAATCCGACTCAAGCTGCCCTTGGTTTTGCCAAGAAGTGCGGCGTTGAACTGAGCGAGATCGACCAGAGCGGCCCGAAACTGCGTTTCAGCCAAGTCATCACCGGCAAGCCGACCGCCAGCCTGTTGCCGACCATCGTTGAAGACTCGTTGAACGACCTGCCGATTCCCAAGCGCATGCGCTGGGGTGCGCGCAAAGAAGAATTCGTCCGTCCGACCCAGTGGTTGGTGATGCTGCTCGGTGACCAGGTCATCGACTGCACCATCCTCGCTCAAAAGGCCGGCCGTGATTCCCGTGGGCACCGCTTCCATCACCCGCAAGCGGTACGCATCACCTCGCCGGCCAACTACGCCGCCGACCTGCGTGCGGCTTACGTGCTGGCGGATGCCAACGAACGTCGCGAGCTGATCAGCAAGCGCACCGAAGAGCTGGCCCGCCTGCAGGAAGGCACCGCCATCGTGCCGCCGAACCTGCTCGATGAAGTGACCGCCCTGGTTGAATGGCCGGTGCCGCTGGTGTGCTCGTTTGAAGAACGTTTCCTCGACGTGCCGCAAGAAGCGCTGATCACCACCATGCAGGACAACCAGAAGTACTTCTGCCTGCTGGATGTGGACGGCAAGTTGCTGCCGCGCTTCATCACTGTGGCCAACATCGAGAGCAAGGACCCGCAGCAGATCATCGCCGGTAACGAGAAAGTCGTTCGCCCGCGCCTGACCGACGCCGAGTTCTTCTTCAAGCAAGACAAGAAACAAAAGCTGGAAGACTTCAACCTGCGCCTGCAAAACGTGGTGTTCCAGGAAAAACTCGGCAGCGTCTACGACAAGGCCGTGCGCGTTTCCAAGCTGGCGGCCTACATTGCGCCACGCATTGGCGGTGACGCTGCGTGGGCTGCCCGTGCAGGCCTGCTGTCCAAGTGCGACCTGGCCACCGAAATGGTCGGCGAATTCCCGGAGATGCAAGGTGTTGCCGGCTACTACTACGCCCTCAACGACGGCGAACCGGACGATGTGGCGCTGGCGCTGAACGAGCAGTACATGCCGCGCGGTGCCGGTGCTGAACTGCCAGGCACCCTGACCGGTGCTGCGGTGGCGATCGCCGACAAGCTGGACACCCTCGTGGGCATCTTCGGTATCGGCATGTTGCCAACCGGCAGCAAAGACCCGTATGCCCTGCGCCGTGCGGCCCTGGGCGTGCTGCGCATCTTGATCGACAAGAAGCTGGACCTCGACCTGACCCAGGCCGTGGTATTCGCGGTCGGCCAGTTCGGCGGCAAGGTCAAGCAAGCCGGTTTGGCCGAGCAAGTGCTGGAGTTCGTGTTCGACCGCCTGCGTGCGCGTTATGAAGACGAAGGTGTGGATGTGGCGACCTACCTGTCGGTACGTGCCCTGCAGCCGGGTTCGGCGCTGGACTTCGACCAACGCGTACAAGCTGTTCAGGCCTTCCGCAAACTGCCGGAAGCCGATGCCCTGGCCGCTGTGAACAAGCGTGTGTCGAACCTGCTGAGCAAGGCCGACAACCTCGGCAATGCCGAAGTCGACCCGGGCCTGTTTGCCGATGCCAAGGAGTTCTCGTTGAACTCGGCCATCGCCAAGGCAGAAAACGCGGTGAAGCCACTGATCGTCGAGCGCAACTACGCCGAAGCACTGGCGCGTCTGGCCAGCTTGCGTGAGCCGGTGGATGCGTTCTTCGAAGCCGTGATGATCAATGCCGAAGATGCCGGCGTGCGGAAAAACCGCTACGCCATGCTGGCGCGTCTGCGCGGTCTGTTCATCAACATCGCTGACATTTCCGTACTGGGCTGA
- the glyQ gene encoding glycine--tRNA ligase subunit alpha, translated as MSQPTPAVRTFQDLILALQQYWAEQGCVVLQPYDMEVGAGTFHTATFLRAIGPETWNAAYVQPSRRPTDGRYGENPNRLQHYYQFQVVLKPNPDNFQELYLGSLKHVGLDPLVHDIRFVEDNWESPTLGAWGLGWEVWLNGMEVTQFTYFQQAGGIECYPVTGEITYGLERLAMYLQGVDSVYDLVWADGPFGKVTYGDVFHQNEVEQSTYNFEHANVDKLFELFDFYESEAKRLIELDQPLPLPSYEMVLKASHTFNLLDARRAISVTARQQYILRVRTLARSVAQAYLLARAKLGFPMATPDLRDEVLAKLEAAQ; from the coding sequence GTGAGCCAGCCTACGCCAGCCGTGCGTACCTTCCAAGACTTGATCCTCGCCCTCCAGCAATACTGGGCCGAGCAAGGTTGTGTGGTACTTCAGCCCTACGATATGGAAGTAGGCGCCGGCACTTTCCACACCGCAACATTCCTGCGGGCCATCGGCCCGGAAACCTGGAACGCCGCTTATGTGCAGCCCAGTCGTCGCCCGACTGACGGCCGCTACGGCGAAAACCCGAACCGCCTGCAGCACTACTACCAGTTCCAGGTGGTATTGAAGCCCAACCCGGACAACTTCCAGGAGCTGTACCTGGGCTCGCTCAAGCATGTAGGCCTGGACCCGTTGGTCCACGACATCCGTTTTGTCGAAGACAACTGGGAATCGCCGACCCTGGGCGCCTGGGGCCTGGGCTGGGAAGTCTGGCTCAATGGCATGGAAGTGACGCAATTCACTTACTTCCAGCAGGCCGGTGGCATCGAGTGCTACCCGGTGACCGGCGAAATCACCTACGGCCTCGAGCGTCTGGCCATGTACCTGCAAGGCGTGGACTCGGTCTACGACCTGGTGTGGGCTGACGGCCCGTTCGGCAAAGTCACCTACGGCGACGTGTTCCACCAGAACGAAGTGGAGCAGTCCACTTACAACTTCGAACACGCCAACGTCGACAAACTGTTCGAACTGTTCGACTTCTATGAAAGCGAAGCCAAGCGCCTGATCGAGCTCGACCAGCCGCTGCCGTTGCCGAGCTATGAAATGGTGTTGAAGGCGTCCCATACCTTCAACCTGCTGGACGCCCGCCGTGCCATCTCGGTGACTGCGCGTCAGCAATACATCCTGCGTGTGCGCACCCTGGCGCGTTCCGTCGCGCAAGCCTACCTGCTGGCGCGTGCCAAGCTGGGCTTCCCGATGGCAACCCCGGACCTGCGTGACGAAGTACTGGCCAAGCTGGAGGCTGCACAATGA
- a CDS encoding DNA-3-methyladenine glycosylase I, which produces MPRCFWCSEDPLYMAYHDQEWGTPLRDAQGLFELLLLEGFQAGLSWITVLRKREHYRKVLFGFDAQRLARLTDDEIEALMLDPGIVRNRLKLNATRRNAAAWLALEDPVGLLWSFVGGKPKVNHFKDRSEVPAITPEAEAMSKALKKAGFTFVGPTICYAFMQASGMVMDHTQDCDRYADLANAG; this is translated from the coding sequence ATGCCACGCTGCTTTTGGTGTTCTGAAGATCCGCTGTACATGGCTTATCACGATCAGGAGTGGGGAACGCCGCTGCGCGATGCGCAGGGCTTGTTCGAGTTGCTTTTGCTCGAAGGGTTCCAGGCGGGCCTTTCCTGGATCACCGTTTTACGCAAACGCGAGCATTATCGAAAGGTCCTGTTCGGCTTTGATGCGCAGCGTCTGGCGCGGTTGACCGACGATGAAATCGAAGCGCTGATGCTCGATCCGGGCATCGTACGCAACCGCCTCAAACTCAACGCCACCCGCCGCAATGCCGCGGCCTGGCTGGCGCTGGAAGATCCGGTGGGCCTGCTCTGGTCCTTCGTCGGCGGCAAACCCAAGGTCAATCACTTCAAGGACCGCAGCGAAGTCCCGGCGATCACGCCCGAGGCTGAAGCCATGAGCAAAGCCCTGAAAAAAGCCGGTTTCACCTTCGTCGGCCCGACCATTTGCTACGCGTTCATGCAGGCCTCGGGCATGGTCATGGACCACACTCAGGACTGCGACCGTTACGCGGACCTGGCCAACGCCGGTTAG
- a CDS encoding lysophospholipid acyltransferase: MEKFKGALLVGALRLFALLPWRAVQAVGTAIGWIMWKTPNRSRDTVRINLSKCFPDMDPAARERLVGQSLMDIGKSLTESACAWIWPAQRSIDLVREVEGLEVLHEALASGKGVVGITSHLGNWEVLNHFYCNQCKPIIFYRPPKLKAVDELLQKQRVQLGNRVAASTKEGILSVIKEVRKGGQVGIPADPEPAESAGIFVPFFATQALTSKFVPNMLAGHKAVGVFLHALRLPDGSGYKVILEAAPEDMYSTDTATSCAAMSKVVERYVGAYPSQYMWSMKRFKKRPPGEARWY; encoded by the coding sequence GTGGAAAAGTTTAAAGGCGCCTTGCTGGTAGGCGCTCTCCGGTTGTTCGCCCTGCTGCCCTGGCGCGCTGTCCAGGCCGTGGGCACGGCGATTGGCTGGATCATGTGGAAAACCCCCAACCGTTCCCGTGACACGGTGCGGATCAACCTCTCCAAGTGCTTTCCGGACATGGACCCGGCCGCGCGCGAGCGTCTCGTCGGCCAGAGTCTGATGGACATCGGCAAGTCCCTGACCGAAAGCGCCTGTGCGTGGATCTGGCCCGCCCAGCGTTCCATCGACCTGGTGCGTGAAGTCGAAGGCCTGGAAGTGCTGCACGAAGCCCTGGCCTCGGGCAAAGGCGTGGTCGGCATCACCAGCCACCTGGGCAACTGGGAAGTGTTGAACCACTTCTATTGCAACCAATGCAAACCGATCATTTTCTACCGCCCGCCCAAGCTCAAGGCGGTGGACGAGTTGCTGCAAAAACAGCGCGTGCAATTGGGCAACCGCGTGGCGGCGTCGACCAAGGAAGGCATTCTCAGCGTGATCAAGGAAGTGCGCAAAGGCGGCCAGGTGGGCATTCCGGCTGACCCTGAGCCGGCGGAATCGGCGGGGATTTTTGTGCCGTTCTTCGCCACCCAGGCGCTGACCAGCAAGTTCGTGCCGAACATGCTCGCGGGCCACAAGGCGGTCGGCGTGTTCCTGCACGCCCTGCGGCTGCCGGACGGTTCGGGTTACAAAGTGATTTTGGAAGCGGCGCCGGAAGACATGTACAGCACCGACACCGCCACCTCCTGCGCGGCGATGAGCAAGGTGGTGGAGCGTTATGTCGGCGCCTACCCGAGCCAGTACATGTGGAGCATGAAACGCTTCAAGAAACGCCCGCCGGGTGAGGCGCGGTGGTACTGA
- the trkA gene encoding Trk system potassium transporter TrkA, which produces MKIIILGAGQVGGTLAEHLASEANDITVVDTDSERLRNLGDRLDIRTVHGRASFPTVLRQAGADDADMLVAVTNSDETNMVACQVAHTLFHTPTKIARVREAAYLTRAGLFDNDAIPVDVLISPEQVVTHYIKRLIEIPGALQVIDFAEGKAQLVAVKAYYGGPLVGQQLRQLREHMPNVETRVAAIFRRDRPILPQGDTVIEADDEVFFIAAKANIRAVMSEMRRLDETYKRIVIAGGGQIGERLAEAIESRYQVKIIEMSPARCRHLSDTLDSTVVLQGSASDRDLLLEENIADADIFLALTNDDEANIMSSLLAKRLGAKKVMTIINNPAYVDLIQGGDIDIAISPQLATIGTLLAHVRRGDIVSVHSLRRGAAEAIEAIAHGDSKSSKVIGKAIRDIGLPPGTTIGAIIRDEEVIIAHDDTMIATGDHVILFLVDKKHIRDVEKLFHVGLSFF; this is translated from the coding sequence ATGAAAATCATCATCCTTGGGGCAGGGCAGGTCGGCGGCACGCTGGCCGAACATTTGGCCAGCGAAGCCAATGACATCACGGTGGTCGACACCGACAGCGAGCGCCTGCGCAACCTTGGCGACCGCCTGGACATCCGCACCGTGCATGGCCGCGCGTCGTTTCCGACGGTGTTGCGCCAGGCCGGTGCCGACGATGCCGACATGCTGGTGGCGGTGACCAACAGCGACGAGACCAATATGGTCGCGTGTCAGGTCGCACACACCCTGTTCCACACCCCCACCAAAATCGCCCGGGTGCGTGAGGCGGCCTACCTGACCCGTGCAGGGCTTTTCGACAACGACGCGATTCCCGTCGATGTGCTGATCAGCCCGGAGCAAGTGGTCACTCACTACATCAAGCGCCTGATCGAAATTCCCGGCGCCTTGCAGGTCATCGACTTTGCCGAAGGCAAAGCCCAACTGGTAGCCGTGAAGGCGTATTACGGCGGTCCGTTGGTGGGCCAGCAACTGCGCCAGTTGCGTGAACACATGCCGAATGTGGAGACCCGCGTAGCGGCGATTTTCCGACGTGACCGACCGATTTTGCCGCAGGGCGATACGGTGATTGAGGCAGACGACGAAGTATTTTTCATCGCCGCCAAGGCGAATATTCGTGCAGTCATGAGCGAAATGCGCCGGCTCGATGAAACCTACAAACGCATCGTCATCGCGGGCGGCGGGCAGATCGGCGAGCGTTTGGCCGAAGCCATCGAAAGCCGTTACCAGGTGAAGATCATCGAGATGAGCCCGGCACGCTGCCGGCATTTGTCCGACACGCTCGACAGCACCGTGGTACTGCAAGGCAGTGCCTCGGACCGTGACCTGCTGCTGGAAGAAAACATCGCCGATGCGGATATCTTCCTGGCGCTGACCAACGACGACGAGGCCAACATCATGTCGTCGTTGCTGGCCAAGCGGTTGGGGGCGAAGAAGGTAATGACCATCATCAACAACCCGGCGTATGTGGATTTGATTCAGGGCGGCGATATCGACATCGCCATCAGCCCGCAACTGGCGACCATCGGCACGTTGCTGGCTCACGTGCGCCGTGGCGATATTGTCAGCGTGCACTCGCTGCGGCGCGGCGCGGCGGAAGCCATCGAGGCGATTGCCCATGGTGATTCGAAGTCGAGCAAAGTGATCGGCAAGGCCATCCGCGACATCGGCTTGCCGCCGGGCACCACCATTGGCGCCATCATTCGCGACGAAGAAGTGATCATCGCCCACGACGATACGATGATCGCCACCGGTGACCATGTGATCCTGTTTCTGGTGGATAAAAAACATATCCGCGATGTGGAGAAGCTGTTCCACGTGGGCTTGAGCTTCTTTTAA
- the rsmB gene encoding 16S rRNA (cytosine(967)-C(5))-methyltransferase RsmB, translating into MNPRLAAAKALAAVLNGKASLNSSLPTQLDKVEDRDRGFTQDLAFGTARWQPRLSALAAKLLQKPFKAADADVEALLLVGLYQLLYTRVPAHAAIGETVGCADKLKKPWAKALLNAVLRRAQRESEALLAELEHDPVVRTAHPRWLQKSLKAFWPEQWEAICAANNAHPPMILRVNRRHHSRDAYLQLLTDAGINATPCVYSVDGIVLEAATDVRSLPGFADGWISVQDEAAQLAADLLDLAPGQRVLDACCAPGGKTCHILEVEKDLAGVVAVDLEAKRLVRVRENLARLGLSADLIAADGRDTATWWDGKPFQRILLDAPCSATGVIRRHPDIKLTRQPDDIAALAVLQGELLDALWPTLEVGGILLYATCSTLPTENTEVIEAFLARTSGARELDLATGAGIKQPHGRQLLAQEGGHDGFYYAKLIKIAAARG; encoded by the coding sequence ATGAACCCGCGTCTGGCCGCCGCCAAGGCTCTCGCCGCCGTTCTAAACGGCAAGGCTTCGCTGAACAGCTCGCTCCCCACGCAGCTGGACAAGGTTGAAGACCGCGACCGTGGTTTCACCCAGGACCTGGCATTCGGCACCGCCCGCTGGCAGCCGCGTTTGTCGGCGCTGGCGGCCAAGCTGCTGCAAAAGCCGTTCAAGGCGGCCGATGCCGACGTGGAAGCGCTGCTGCTGGTCGGCCTCTATCAGTTGCTCTATACCCGCGTACCGGCCCACGCGGCCATCGGCGAAACCGTGGGTTGCGCCGACAAACTGAAAAAGCCCTGGGCCAAGGCCCTGCTCAACGCCGTGCTGCGCCGCGCCCAGCGCGAAAGCGAAGCGCTGCTGGCCGAGCTGGAACACGACCCGGTGGTGCGTACCGCCCACCCGCGCTGGTTGCAGAAATCCCTGAAAGCCTTCTGGCCCGAGCAGTGGGAAGCCATCTGCGCCGCCAACAATGCGCACCCGCCGATGATTCTGCGGGTCAACCGCCGCCATCACAGCCGTGACGCCTATCTGCAATTGCTCACCGATGCCGGTATCAATGCAACGCCGTGCGTGTACAGCGTCGACGGCATCGTGCTCGAAGCCGCCACCGACGTGCGCAGCCTGCCGGGCTTTGCCGACGGCTGGATCAGCGTGCAGGACGAGGCCGCGCAACTGGCTGCCGACCTGCTCGACCTGGCGCCCGGCCAACGCGTACTCGACGCCTGCTGCGCGCCGGGCGGTAAGACCTGTCACATTCTGGAAGTGGAAAAAGACCTGGCCGGCGTCGTCGCCGTCGACCTGGAGGCCAAGCGCCTGGTGCGTGTACGCGAAAACCTCGCGCGCCTGGGCCTGAGCGCCGACTTGATCGCTGCCGACGGTCGCGACACCGCCACCTGGTGGGACGGCAAACCGTTCCAGCGCATCCTGCTCGACGCGCCGTGTTCCGCCACCGGGGTGATCCGCCGTCATCCGGACATCAAGCTGACCCGCCAGCCGGACGACATCGCCGCCCTCGCCGTGCTGCAGGGCGAACTGCTCGATGCGCTGTGGCCGACCCTGGAAGTCGGCGGCATCCTGCTCTACGCCACCTGCTCCACGCTGCCGACCGAGAACACCGAAGTCATCGAAGCCTTCCTGGCCCGCACCAGCGGCGCACGGGAGTTGGACCTCGCCACCGGCGCCGGCATCAAGCAGCCCCACGGTCGCCAATTGCTCGCACAGGAAGGCGGCCATGACGGTTTCTATTACGCCAAGCTGATCAAGATCGCCGCCGCGCGCGGCTAA
- the fmt gene encoding methionyl-tRNA formyltransferase: MTEPLRIVFAGTPEFAAEHLKALLASPYDIVAVYTQPDRPAGRGQKLMPSPVKQLALEHNLPVLQPPTLRNADAQAELAALKPDLLVVVAYGLILPQAVLDIPRLGCINSHASLLPRWRGAAPIQRAVEAGDSESGVTVMRMEAGLDTGPMLLKVTTPITGADTGGSLHDRLAELGPPAVVQAIAGLAAGTLEGEVQDDSLATYAHKLNKDEARIDWSRPAVELERLVRAFNPWPICHSTLDGEALKVLAATLADGKGAPGEIIGASKDGLLVACGEQALCLTRLQLPGGKALNFSDLFNSRREKFALGTVLGAVAQ; the protein is encoded by the coding sequence ATGACCGAGCCACTGCGCATTGTTTTTGCCGGCACTCCCGAATTCGCTGCCGAACACCTCAAGGCGCTGCTCGCCAGCCCTTACGACATCGTGGCGGTGTACACCCAGCCGGATCGTCCGGCCGGTCGCGGGCAAAAACTGATGCCGAGCCCGGTCAAGCAGTTGGCGCTGGAACACAACCTCCCTGTGCTGCAACCGCCGACCCTGCGCAATGCCGACGCCCAGGCTGAATTGGCGGCGCTGAAACCCGACCTGTTGGTGGTGGTTGCGTATGGCTTGATCCTGCCGCAAGCGGTGCTGGATATCCCGCGCCTGGGTTGCATCAACAGCCACGCCTCGCTGCTGCCTCGCTGGCGCGGTGCGGCGCCGATCCAGCGCGCCGTGGAAGCGGGCGACAGCGAAAGCGGTGTGACCGTAATGCGCATGGAAGCGGGTTTGGACACCGGCCCGATGCTGCTCAAGGTCACTACCCCGATCACTGGCGCAGACACCGGCGGCAGCCTGCACGACCGCCTTGCCGAGCTGGGCCCGCCCGCCGTGGTGCAAGCCATCGCTGGCCTGGCTGCCGGAACGCTGGAAGGCGAAGTGCAGGACGACAGCCTCGCCACCTACGCCCACAAACTGAACAAAGACGAAGCGCGCATCGACTGGAGCCGCCCGGCCGTTGAACTGGAACGCCTGGTGCGTGCGTTCAACCCGTGGCCGATCTGCCACAGCACGCTCGATGGCGAAGCCTTGAAAGTGCTGGCGGCCACCCTGGCCGATGGCAAAGGCGCCCCCGGTGAAATCATCGGCGCCAGCAAGGACGGCCTGCTGGTCGCCTGTGGTGAACAGGCGCTGTGTCTGACCCGTCTGCAATTGCCCGGCGGCAAAGCGCTTAATTTCAGCGATTTGTTCAACAGCCGCCGTGAGAAATTTGCCTTGGGCACGGTTCTCGGGGCGGTTGCTCAATGA
- the def gene encoding peptide deformylase, with product MAILNILEFPDSRLRTIAKPVAVVDDKVRQLVDDMFETMYEAPGIGLAATQVNVHQRVVVMDLSEDRSEPRVFINPEFEPLTEEMGEYQEGCLSVPEFYENVERPLRVKIKALDRDGKPYELIADGLLAVCIQHECDHLNGKLFVDYLSTLKRDRIKKKLEKKHRQQA from the coding sequence ATGGCTATTTTGAACATCCTCGAATTTCCCGACTCGCGCCTGCGCACGATCGCCAAACCGGTGGCCGTAGTGGACGACAAGGTTCGTCAGTTGGTCGATGACATGTTTGAAACAATGTATGAAGCCCCGGGCATCGGCCTCGCCGCCACCCAGGTCAACGTGCATCAACGCGTCGTGGTCATGGACCTGTCGGAAGATCGCAGCGAGCCACGGGTTTTTATCAACCCCGAGTTCGAACCGCTGACCGAAGAGATGGGCGAATACCAGGAAGGCTGCCTGTCGGTGCCGGAGTTCTACGAGAACGTCGAACGCCCGCTGCGCGTGAAGATCAAGGCACTTGACCGTGATGGCAAACCCTACGAGCTTATCGCCGATGGCCTGCTGGCCGTGTGCATCCAGCACGAATGCGACCACCTCAACGGCAAACTGTTTGTTGATTACCTGTCCACGCTCAAACGCGACCGGATCAAGAAGAAGCTGGAAAAAAAGCATCGCCAGCAAGCTTGA
- the dprA gene encoding DNA-processing protein DprA yields MYPTNCNEISPSELEARLRLHRLPELGPKRFRVLMEAFGCASKALSAPASAWRSLGLPAVSADARRSAEIRDGASAALAWLECPAQHLLMWDSPDYPALLSEIEDAPPLLFVAGDPKILEKPQVAMVGSRRASRPGIDTAAAFSRSLASAGFVITSGLALGIDGAAHQAALDVGGQTIGVLGTGLENFYPQRHRALATAMIAQGSAVVSEFPLDAPPQPANFPRRNRIISGLSLGVLVVEAGVASGSLITARLAAEHGREVYAIPGSIHHPGAKGCHQLIRDGATLVETIEHILEGLRGWQALSRPAPMPVVHPLVALLHAAPHTSEALAISSGRPLSQVLATLTELELEGQVICESGRWVARL; encoded by the coding sequence ATGTATCCGACAAACTGCAATGAAATTTCCCCGTCTGAACTGGAAGCTCGACTACGCTTGCACAGGCTGCCGGAACTGGGTCCCAAGCGTTTTCGTGTGTTAATGGAAGCCTTCGGTTGCGCCTCCAAGGCCCTCAGCGCACCCGCCAGTGCGTGGCGCTCCCTGGGGTTGCCGGCCGTCAGTGCCGACGCCCGACGCAGCGCTGAAATTCGTGATGGCGCCAGTGCTGCATTGGCGTGGCTGGAGTGTCCGGCCCAGCATTTGCTGATGTGGGACAGCCCTGATTACCCGGCATTGCTCTCTGAGATAGAGGACGCACCGCCCCTATTATTCGTGGCCGGCGACCCAAAAATTCTGGAAAAACCGCAGGTGGCCATGGTCGGCAGCCGGCGCGCTTCCCGCCCCGGCATCGACACCGCCGCCGCCTTTTCCCGCAGCCTGGCGAGCGCCGGTTTTGTCATCACCAGCGGTCTCGCACTGGGCATCGACGGCGCAGCGCACCAAGCGGCATTGGATGTGGGTGGGCAAACAATCGGCGTGCTCGGCACCGGACTGGAAAATTTTTATCCACAGCGCCACCGAGCGTTGGCCACCGCGATGATTGCCCAGGGCAGCGCCGTGGTTTCCGAGTTTCCGCTGGACGCCCCGCCCCAACCCGCCAATTTTCCAAGGCGCAACCGGATCATCAGCGGGCTTTCCCTCGGTGTGCTGGTGGTGGAGGCCGGGGTGGCCAGCGGTTCGCTGATCACCGCGCGCCTGGCGGCGGAGCATGGCCGTGAGGTGTATGCGATCCCGGGCTCCATCCACCACCCCGGCGCCAAGGGCTGTCACCAGTTGATTCGCGATGGCGCGACGCTGGTGGAAACCATCGAGCACATTCTCGAAGGTTTGCGGGGTTGGCAGGCCTTGTCACGGCCAGCGCCGATGCCGGTCGTCCACCCCTTGGTGGCGTTGCTGCATGCGGCGCCCCATACCAGCGAAGCACTGGCGATTTCCAGCGGGCGTCCGTTGTCGCAGGTGTTGGCAACGCTCACCGAGCTGGAGCTTGAAGGCCAGGTGATCTGCGAAAGCGGACGCTGGGTTGCACGCCTCTAG
- a CDS encoding L-threonylcarbamoyladenylate synthase translates to MVNRWRVLEAAREIRAGAVIAYPTEAVWGLGCDPWNEEAVDRLLAIKNRSVDKGLILVADNIRQFDFLFEDFPDTWIERMASTWPGPNTWLVPHQDLLPEWVTGVHDTVALRVSDHPLVRDLCSLVGPLISTSANPQGRPSARTRIRVEQYFRGQVDLVLGGALGGRKNPSLIRDLATGEVVRPS, encoded by the coding sequence ATGGTCAACAGGTGGCGTGTGCTGGAAGCCGCACGAGAAATTCGCGCAGGCGCGGTGATTGCCTATCCGACCGAGGCGGTCTGGGGCCTGGGCTGCGACCCGTGGAATGAAGAAGCGGTGGACCGGCTGCTGGCGATCAAGAACCGGTCGGTGGATAAGGGCCTGATTCTGGTGGCGGACAATATCCGTCAGTTTGACTTTCTGTTCGAAGACTTCCCGGACACCTGGATCGAACGCATGGCCAGCACTTGGCCGGGGCCGAACACCTGGCTGGTGCCGCATCAGGATTTGCTGCCCGAATGGGTGACCGGTGTGCACGACACGGTGGCGCTGCGGGTCAGCGATCATCCGTTGGTGCGGGATTTGTGCTCGCTGGTCGGGCCGCTGATTTCCACCTCTGCCAACCCGCAAGGCCGCCCTTCGGCGCGTACGCGGATTCGTGTGGAGCAGTATTTCCGTGGTCAGGTCGATCTGGTGCTGGGCGGTGCCCTGGGTGGGCGCAAGAACCCGAGCCTGATTCGTGATTTGGCGACGGGTGAGGTGGTGCGCCCGTCTTGA